A stretch of DNA from Carya illinoinensis cultivar Pawnee chromosome 12, C.illinoinensisPawnee_v1, whole genome shotgun sequence:
AACTTATCATCACAAGCTTGGTTCTCAAAATTGCTCTATCACCCTGCCGATTCTTCATGCAAAACAGCAAAGAAACTTGGCTCCAAGCACTCTGGTCACTGCTTTGCCAGTTACTGTTTCCAAGAGCTCAACCCCACCAACTACATATTTCAATGAGGTACAGATTTGGGggtagttttgttttttttgtgaatCTTGGTTTTTAAACACGCGTTGTTTGTGGTTTTGCAGTTGGTTGAATCATTGATAAATCAAGTGGACTTATCAGAGTCTGAGGCTGAAGCTACTCTGGATTTTTTACTGAACAATCCCAGTGAGGCATTGATAAGTGCTTTTCTTGTGCTGCTAAGAGCCAAAGGAGAGACATATGAAGAAGTAAGAGTTCTCTTTTGTGTTGTTCAAATATAATTAATCTACTTGTCTTTCAATGGAATTTCTGATAGTACATATTCTATTGAAATTGAATATCTGAGTGTaacttacacaagattataatatttgagaaattttgagTCCGCCCaggttttcaaattttgaatggcGTAAGTTCTTTGTTAATAACTTATATCTATGCAGTTTTTCTCTAATAGTTACAAAAGCATGCTTAATGTTGAGACAAATGGACACTCGGCATGAGTGAATAACTATGGGGTTGTACCAATCAAACAGGTTGTGGGATTAGCAAGGGCAATGCTCAAGCATAGTGTGAAGGTAGAAGGGTTGGTTGATGCAGTTGACATTGTTGGAACAGGTGGTGACGGAGCAAATACGGTGAACATATCCACAGGGGCTTCAATACTTGCTGCAGCTTGTGGTGTGAAAGTTGCAAAGGTTGGTATCCTTTTTCATTTCAATTGATGCTGTTCTGATGTTTAGTGGAGTGATTCGAGTGAATCTTAAATTCATATAAAGATCTATGAAATGGTGATTGTTTAAAGTACTTTGCTTTCAGCAAGGAAACAGGTCAAGTTCTTCTGCGTGTGGAAGTGCTGATGTATTAGAGGCGTTGGGAGTAGCTATTGACTTGGAGCCAGAGGTTAGTGCAATTAATTAGGTTTTTCAAAGTTAAATTGAGGGTCCAATGGTACTTAGGTAGTGTGAGCTTCAGTTTAGCTTCTTGTGTGGTGAGAAGTACATGTGTCATTAGCAGCTTATAAATAAGATGCTTTAGGCTTTATAAACACTTTAGGAATGAACATAAGTGTAATGCTCCAATGGaaagcccaaaccacatggcctatactccaaaaggactagtcaatgatacaattggagccccattggaatattataaagagcaagaacttctccttcctaaacaatatgggatctcatacaccacctaccttaTTCTCTTaccatatggggtatcacaataagTCACTCATTATCCATAAAACTTGCAATGATAGGATATTGCCCCTTACCTTATTCTCTGaccatatggggtatcacaataagTCTCTCATTATCCATAAAACTTGCAATGATAGGATATTACCCCTTTCTTATGATAGAATTTTTGAGTTGTTAGTGCAATAGTAATTAGTTTCTCTTCCCATGGTATTGATTCCAAATCTAGACCCACTGAAACCCCACTGCATATGGAGCAGagagcaagaaaaagaaatgagatgctATTTTGTGTTTGTGCTCAACTTATAgaatatggaaagaaaaaattcaGTACAATTGATTTGTCTATAATAATTTGATTTCTTGTGTTTCATGACTCAGGGGGTGACAAGGTGCGTGAATGAAAGTGGAATTGGGTTTATGATGGCGCCAAAATATCACCCAGCAATGAAGATTGTCAGCCCTGTTAGGAAAACACTAAAAGTGAAAACTGTGTTTAACATATTGGGCCCAATGTTGAATCCAGCAAGGGTTTCTTTTGCTGTTGTAGGTGTTTACAAGGATGACTTGGTAAGTACTTGTACTAAGAAGAGTTGAAATAGTATAATTGTCATCTTTTCCTAGAATAGTATTTCCTGATCATTCCTTTTCATTTACctcttctttgtttctttgaGTTCTATTAGCAATAAACACTTGGTGGTAGTATGGGCTTTTGCATGCATGATTAATAATTGAAGCTTCATGGACTTGACTGCATCGTTAATATCTCTTAACAACACATTATTAGTATGATCCAACAGATGTTtgtcattttttctttaactaCTGCTAAAGGCTAATAGATTTGAATACTAAAACTGGTACCAGAGATAAGATTATCTCCAAGCAGGTACTAATTTGCCAAGATGGGGTCAGTATATCTAAGCTTTTAAACTACGTAGATTCTTAATCATTAGAGTAATTTCCAGTTAGTTTCCaaagtttttatttaatctGGTTTTGCCCGAATTGTTTAACAGATGACTGAAAACAGCTTAGCATTTTCTCTTGCTATAGGCTCACCATAGCTCTAGAGTTTATGTTACTATACTTAAATAGAGTGGTTTGCTGCCATTAGAGACTAGATGACTTTAAATAGCAAAATAATAGTGTTGatagtttttgtttgaaaacaacTATATTTTGTCTCTCCTGTATGAGGATGCACAAATATATACTGTGGAGGGCCTGAGGTTTACTTTTCAAATCACTAGTTGACCACATAccatttgtcattttttttctcatatatGAATGCCCAAGAAGAGTATGATATTCTCTCTGTTCGATAGGTCCTCAAAATGGCTAAAGCACTCCAGCAATTTGGCATGAAAAGAGCATTAGTTATTCACTCAGAGGGCTTAGATGAAATGAGCCCCCTTGGTAAGATCCTTCTTTTTGCAAATGCTAAAAAATGCTTATTGCAAAGTTAAAGGTTGACATACTCAATTCTCTCAGAGAGGTATAATTaaatttcttcttattcaaatataaactaTTTGAATGCAGGACCAGGGTTAATCCTTGATGTTACTCCAGAGAAGATTGAGAAGTTCTCATTTGATCCCCGTAAGAATTGTGTCCTTAACTTTTAATTTGTACATCTTTGATTTGTTGCTATGTGTAAATAGTttcaaatggaaaaaatataatgtttttcTGGACAGTGGAGTTTGGCATTGCTCGCTGCACTTTTGAAAGCTTGCGAGGTGGAGGTCCAGAGTACAATGCGGAGGTACTAAAGCGCGTATTTTCAGGGGAGAAAGGGCCCATTGCTGATGCCCTTGTAAGTACTTTGGCAATTTAGTGCCTGTTTGGTTTTGAATTTGAGAGCTTGAAAAGTACTTTCAACAgtttcacttataaaaaaaaaaaagtactttcaACAGTTTAAAagctcttttaaagaaaaaattatatgttttggtaaatttataaacaGTGTTTTAAACACCTAGAAAAGCTAGAATTTTAGAAAGCTCCAAATTGAAGTTTTTGTTGAAAAGTACTTCTAGAGAAAATACCGAAAACCGGCATAACAACTTTAAAACGTGCTTTAGGCGTAGGTTTACCAAGCAGTAAACAACTTTTTAATAAGAGAACTTTTTAATAAAGCTCTACAATTCAAAGCTCTATTACCTATATCAATCCCAAACAGGCACTTAACTCATAAGGATGCTAATTTCTTAAGTTATTTCTTATGAATGAGAAATCTAGTtgttaacaaaaaattaatcaGGTATTAAATGCGGCAGCAGCCTTATTGGTCAGTGGCAATGTTAACACCTTGGGTGAAGGAGTAGCTTCGGCTCGTGAAACACAAGAATCTGGAAAAGCTCTTGAGAAGCTTGATTTGTGGATAGATATTTCCAATGCAAGTAAAACCTGTTTCTTAAGTTAAAAGCTTCATGCTAATCATTTTCCTTGCAAGAGAACTTGGAGATTCAAGGTGCCTCCCAAGATTGCTTTCTTTGGTTGGACTGTGCCCCTTGGTAAAATTCTCACTATTGACAATCTGACGAAACGTGGTCTTTATCATTATGGATTGATGTTATTCATGTAAGAAAAATGGGGAAATGGTGGATCATATATTGTTACATTGCAAGGTGGccagtttattattattattattattttttgtgggaTGTTATTCTCAATAGGACCAGTTTGCCATGGGTTATGCCTGGAAGGGTAGTGGATATGTTTCAGTGTTGAAGAGGTCTTCGGGGTAACATTCACATTGCTGCTGTATGGAAAATGATTCATCATTGTATAATGTGGTGCCCCTAGATGGAGAGAAATGGTAGGTGTTTTGAAAACCGGAAGTGTCCCTTGGACGAGTTGAAGAGTTTCTTCTTCAACACTATTTTCTTGGGCTTCTGTCATTGACTGTAACAGGgctaattttcataattttcttatatccATTTCTAGTTATTTTCCGGTAGGTATATTCTGTGTATACTACCTATGCACTTGAGCTACGCTTCTTTTCAATCAATAAAACCTTActcctacttatcaaaaaggaaAATAGTAAACTTCTTTGATCCCTTTTGTTTGATGATTGCAGAAATTGGAGAAAAAGGCTTCCCTTAAGTGCTCTGACACTCGTATAAAAGTCCTTCAGACATAGAAGGATTTCAATGTGATGGATGTATTTATCATTATCATTTGTCTTGCTGTAATAGATTATTTAAACAGCACAAaacttaaataattatatttgaatagAAATTTTTAGTAGCCAGATTTTGTAGTTATTAGAGCTTTATGCTTCAGGTAAAAACTTGGGAGAAATTATGCAAAGGATTTCCTCAAAGATCTAAGAGCTCTGcggtattttgatttttttgaagtgGTCAATTTATTTTACACTGCAAACTTTTTATTACTTTCAAACTAGGAATGATTCTTGGGCTAGATAATTATTAGCCATTCTgttagagaaatgatacttgTAGTTGTAAATGTGCAAACGTCGCATAATTacttgaaaaaagtaaataagcatgggactcacatgaaaagaaaattttaatagtGGATTccattgtttttaaaatgactacATGACATTTGTACACTTCACGATAGTAGGTAGCATTACTCGGTCCCAAGATAAAGGTTCATAGGCCAGACTCCATGTGTAACTACAGtaaaattatacaataaaacCTTGATGCTTAAATGTTTGAGGTAATGGAACgaaattatgaaattaatatCTCAGAGTTTGAACAATTCTGCTGAGGTTCTTTTCACCTACTAATTTAAATTGCAAATTGAGTTCATGCTCTAAGTCCATTCCTCAATATGGTTTTTGGGGAGCCACTGATCTAAGTTGCAAAATGATTTTCTCTAAGGTCAGAAATGCAAATCAAATTAGACCTAAAAACTTTTACATCTGATTGAAGGTCACTGCATTTTCATGCAGTTCTTGCATCCAAAATAGTTGCTGCAGCATTGAAAGCCCGTTACAGAATTTCTTCTAACAGTGCTTTtaaaatggaaggaaaagttAATCCAACCacttgaataaattaatatttgataattCTAACTTCCTTCCATAAGGAGATCCTTATCTTGCACGGCTGTTCAAAAGGATCACCAAAATTTTTGTTCTTATCAACCCAACCAATGGGTTACAGCTTTACctattaagaaaagaaattggattACAACCCCATGACTCCAATCTAAACTATCACCCATTTTCCATCACTCCCAAGTGATCTGGGAATGATTTATTTTCACTTGGATGCAAAAATGGCTTCTAAATCTTTGTCCAGCTCTCTCAATTTTGACTTGAAATCAGAAGATGAATTTACAGATGAGCTCCCACTACTTTTATTGCCCCAAAACCGATTCCATCTTGTACGACTGGTTGAGGGATCATTTGGAGCCCTACTCTCTTCTTTACTAAAGCTAGCCTTGGCCAGTTCTTTAAGTTGGTTCGACCTTGATTTATCTATTGTGCTTAAACTCCTACCCCCAGAATTCCTGGAACTTTCAACTGAAGTACCCATGACCACATTCAGTGGGAGCCTGCTTTCCAGTTTTTTGATCAACTTCTGTGGAATGAACAGCAGGAGAAATCCGATCAAAGCTATTTTCATACCCCTTGAGAAAAAGTTGTCAGCATTGTCTAGCCGTTTTGTCTGTCTGTACAAAGCATACCATTCATTCATCATTTGTGGTATATATCCAAGTAGAAAAAGTATAAGCATGAAGACCCCAGCTAAGGTCTCATCCCTGTCTGATAATTTCTTCTCCAAGAGAACCAAGAAAGTAGCAAATAAGCATACTTCACTGGAAACTGAGATGATCTCAATCAACTGAGcctttttcttaataaatggCTTCTTAAGAACAAGGAAGAAGAGCTGAAAAGAAGTGATGCACAATAAGGTTACTGTCATGGTCTTAGAAGACCGGTTACCCTTATAGGCACCAGCAATAATCCCTAGTGAAAGTCGTCTCATGGACTCAAGCAGAGTGTAGTATATTCTCAGTATTCCAAACAGCTTCTGAATCAAAGGTGCTTCTGCATCTTCAGTTTCATCATCAGAGGCAATGATTCGATCGCCATGTGTGCTGGGATTGCTCCCTGAAATCTGTGACAGCATGTATTTTGGGGGGCCTCGTAGATCTTCAAATAGAGGGCCTAACTTGATTAGGTAATCAGAGTTGGGTTGGTTTTTCCATGTCCACTGGCCTCTTTTACCAGGACCCAAAGTTACTCTGACTATATGTTGATACCAATGAAATCTCCGGCCTTCTTGATGTACTTCCTTGTATTGAAGTAGCTTCCCAAAAGTAATACCTACAGAGAGGAACAAGAACAACGCCAGCAGCAGAAAAAGCATGGCTCCAAAAAGCAGTATGCCAAACATAATGCCCAATGCCGTTCCTCCTTAATCCACAAAAGCAAGACAAGATTAAATGCAAAGATTTGTAGTTAAAGTTTCATAAAGCATGAAAACTGATGGTAAAGAGGTTGTAAAGAAGCAACAAATTGGGGTTTTGCCCCTGATACATTTTATTGTTACCCTGCAATGACGTCATCAGATAATTATGCTACGATGGCTGCATGTCATGCACAGAGATGTGATTTAAGTTAGTGTTGAAATTCTTAATATTGGAGGAATTTGGACTGCATACTATGTCTTGTTCTAAACCAATATAATAATGATTAACTCCATAAAACTTAGGTGCACAACAAAGGAACATAGTTCACAATTCCATCACCTGTTTGGAAGGTAGGGTAGAAAAAAGATGACTTAattaacaagagaaaaaaaactaGCTAATTCTCTTGCATATCATGACAGCATTGGAAATTCTTTGATCAAAGAATTCAAGTATAAGAAAATAGTTGAAAGATACTAATATGGGTATTTTCGTGCTTTCTTTTGCACTGATGAAACAGTTAAAGCAGCATTCTTTTGGAACCTTTGCCTTTGCTTGATAGATGCATAGGTAAGGATTCATATGTGACGAAgaaggaaaattaaatttacctcTGATTAGAGCAACAGAGGCCTCACAAATACAAGGTACTGCAAGAATTATCAGAAATATTTCAAATCTTGGGAGTTCGAGTGCTCCATAACTCTGCTTTCCAGAGTTCTTTTTCCTGAATTTTAGGATGACAAGGAGTAACGCATGCAGCAGTATTAAACTGCCACCAATTGTGGCTAACCAGAACATGCTTCTACCAAAATCCCTCCACCTATGCAAAAGAGTCACCAATAACAAAAGTAAGTGTCTCTAGCAGTTTAACCTTAAGGATTCCCAACCAATATACACAAAGTTATAAGAAGATAAATAATATGGCATTAAAAATTTATCCTTCTGGATTTATCAATAAATTGATAATGAAAAGCATCAGTAGCATTAATGTTTCATTGCATCTATAGAAAATCGTACAACTCAATGATTTGAGTTCCAAATTGTACATGCCcagaaatattttctttcttctttttaattcaacatgaatcaataaacaaaaaccaaaaccttAGGGGGATACATTCCTTTATTACTGCCCTAGTTTTTCTCCTTTATTTACCAACTCAATATTGAATACTTTCAACCACTTGTTTTGTCTCATAAATTCATAAGCAAGTTCATGGACTAGATAGAAAACAAAGGTCCTCATAACCTACCCATTTAAGAGATGTGGATCCAAAATATATTCAGCTTTGGGTTCACTGTTTTGGCTCTGCAGCAACACAATGGATTCTATCATAAAACTTATTCGTCATCTGATCATAGGAATCAAATGCAATAGTGGGGACAAGTACAGTTTCGGACCTCAAAATATGATCTGTATTCCATGGGAGTTAGTGGCAACCCATATACTGAAGCTTTCCTACCCAAAATCTCTTCTTTCCATTTCACATCCTGGAAGTTTCCAGAATCATGAACTTCATACATGGACGATATTGGGTTGTCAGGGGAACTTGAGTCCACTATGACTGGCTGAGTGTGCCCAGTTTCCCATGGAAGACTCAAGTATGGAATGCTCCATTGTAAACCCCTTGCAAATTCATCATACTCAACTGGCAATGTCACTGCCAACCATCTAGACAAAGCAAAAACTTGAATATGGCAAGCAATTCTCTGAATGAACAAGAAAAGGAATGCCAATTAGATTTACAATGATGATGGTATAATTCGCAAGTTTAAAAAGTTATTATCAGTTATTCTAAATGATAGTAAGCTAAAACAATCTACCCACCACAACCTTAAGTGGAAGTTCTTTCAGGTCcattattttttctcctttctatgccaaaaatataataacccCATAGTTCACAAATCCCTACATATGAGAAATCATAAAAGATTATAGGTTGGATATCATACAAAAAGATTCCTTGCAGGATcagaaaaagatgaagaaggTCTTGAAAGTGCTCCAATGGAGTGAAGGCTTGCAATTGAAACCATGAGCAGCCCGGAAGCAAAAGATGTCACCAAAAAAGAAGCAGTTGCAAGCTTAGAAATCACAGAAGATATTACAGGTACAGAATCTGTAATATACATTTCAGTACCTTACATCAGTAAATAGCTGGAAAAATCAAAGGTAGGAGTGTCCTCCGGGACTTAGATTTCATAATAGAATTAAGATGATGCAAGAGAAAAGAGTAAGAATCCTTACAGTGCCTTACTTGTAGAACATTGGAAGCTAGATTTCCGTTTCCAGCAACATCCCTGGTTACATTTTCAGGAACACTGACAGATACAATATCATGGTCTGCATGTATCTCTATGATATATATGGCTCTACTTATCTCATGAAAGCTGAAAAAGGGTAATAATTATTATTGTAAAGGAGTTAAGATGAGAAACATGTACGAGTAAATGCATTGGCCTTACTAACTGAAAACCAATTCTCAtcaacaactaaaaaaaaatggagaaagggAGCTCATTATCAAAGAGTTCCTAATTTTGCATGAGTGCATTATAAACGTGCAGATGTATAAGCTTTTGTATAAGTTAACATACATTGACAGAGAAACACAGGTAAAAAGAAGTAACTTGCCTCTGCAAATGCCCTCCATTGATTGATATTTCAGAAGCGTTAAAGCCAAATACAGGCTTCATGAACTTTATCAACATTGGTATGCTGGGTTCTTTTGTCCTCATATTAAATGAGGTACTCAATCTCACAGCTGGCCTCACAGAATCTGGAGGTCACATGTATATCCATGTCAGGAGGTAATAAccaaatctcataaaaattgAAATCCACCTGTAAAGCTTTACTGATTGCTTAGAACATAAAAACATGTTAAATCTTGAATGTTTTTATGTtcgaagagttaagcaaagaatATAGAAACTAAAGTTTTACTTCACAAACAGATGATATCTAATCTTCAAATTGTAAACTAATATAGAACATACCATACAAGAATGTTAACGGTGCAATTGGAGAAACTGGAGTCCTTTGTCTGCTTATTATGGAGTTTGAATTAATGTTTAGAGTGACTATAGCTATGGCAGATAGATTTGCAACCTGAAAGGATAGAGTGAAAATGAGGCAAGCACAAAAACGTATGAGAATAAATAGGCACTTAAAAAATACACATGCAATTCAAGAACATTAAGGGCCTGTTTGGTCAGCCCATGGAACTTGATGGCTTCATTGGTATGTCAGATTGTCTCCAACTAACAATTCAACAGTAGTAGTGGGGATTTCAAGATATGCCAACCATCAAGATAAGAATTCTGAAGACAGCAGTTTTTTGGAATTGATCAACTTTTCCTTACAATTAATGGCTGCAACCTTTGTAAGTGTCAGCATTCAAGATGAAGCGGTAGTGCAGTACATATTTATTGCAAAAGATATAAACGAAACACTCTAAATTCATATAACAATCAAACAGGCTTTAAAAGTATGGAACACCATTGGTTATCTGGCTGTAAAAAAcacagaaagaagaaagaagattgCATGAGCCAACTGACCAGAAAGCCAAATCTGCGATTCCCAAGGTTTTCCCCACTAATGGGAAGAAGAGTGCCCTGACTTGTTTGGAGGGAATTGACAATTTCTGCAGATGAGTTGAGAACAGGCACTGAAAAATACAGATACACTTtcagtttattatatttgttagttGCCTGCACCAGTCTAGTTTTGCCATTAAGTTGAAGTAGCCTTTCGAGAATGCTAGTCCTCAGGTTGACAAACACGCTTCTTCTATCTGTAGAATAAGACCATCATGAACAGTGAAAGCAAAGAACAGATTGGCAAGGCAAAGAAAATCCTATCTGTAGAATGTATAAGAGAAAACCCATAAAGACAAAAATCTAAGTTCAGAAAAAGAATTGAGTCTACAATAAACACTTTCTACCCAACACTAagcaaaagttatttaaaatagCCGAGATTTTTTGGAAAGCATAAAAATCTGCAGAGattctaaatataaaatagatatattttatgCAGATAGGGGTTAGCTGTTTTGGCAGTCTAGATCATTGATTTCACTATGTGAAAGTTGTCAGAATTGAAGAGCAAGGTATTGATTAGATGGAAATAGGAATGGCTTtgaatatatgtataaaaataattagttatattggaaaaatcaaaacaatataTACTCTTAACAACCCGTGGAACGAACATTATTACTCACCAAAATGCACATAGAAACTTGAATTTGTTGTTCTTGAAAACTTATTCCCAGCACTGTCAGTACAAAAATTCTTATCCATTACTAATATCACTCGCCCATACTGACTGGTAGATGATAAACCCACAAGGACAGAATACTTGAGGTTTGGCTGCAAAATGATGAGCGAGGATGGTATAACTTGGCCAGCACCATAAACCAGAAGCTGCAAAGAGATTTACAAGAAAGAAGAACATATAAGAATTTGGTTTATTGTTCAGTGAATTAGTAATATAACCTAAATTTTGGTATTCACTTTACATATGAACTCAAGAAGCAACAAGATATTTGTCAGTGATTCCAAAACTTAAAAGAAATATGACTATATGATATTAGATCATACATTGACAGGTGTGTAAAACACATTCCAAGCAATATTATAAAAGATTCCTTTTAGAAAACATCTGAAAATATATCATTGATGAGGTCGATAACCCAAAATTACTGTTTGTTCCAAATGGAGCCAATTATATTAGAGAGAACTCGATTTCATCTTCTCAAAATGACAGTCATACTTCAATAACAGAAAGAAAAGTAAgatttatttaaatactttGTTGGCCACCAACTCACATTGCAGGCATTCACAGAAGAACATTCGAAACCTCCTCCACCAGTACAGGGTTCGCTGAAAGATATATTTACAGAAACATTTAGAGCATTTGTGAAGGGTGTTAAGGCTGTGATATTTGCTGTAGGTGGAACTGTATCTGCAAAATTGACGTATAGTATAAATCAGCCAAGGGACAATGAAAATATAAGATGCATAATTGCTACAAAATCTTAATTTCTGTGTTTGAAACATAAATTCAATTTGGGGCCGAAATTCTCAAAAGCATACTTCACTTCAAATAGGCTGTGTTTGAACATAAGAATAAAACCAAGAACTGCAATTTACAACATCTTTGTAAGTTGGGATGATGTGATACGAAATTGAGCCCATAAAATGTAATCTAAGCATCAAAAGAAGCCGATTCTATTTATAGTAAAGCTCATGGGAGTAAAATTATCATGCTGAACCAATCAGCACACAGGAGTCAGCACACAGGGAGGCAAAACATTTCATGGCTACACGTTTCCACAAGGACATCATTGAGTTGATGTTAATGACTTCCAAAGTAAAATCCGTAACTCaaatttgataaataatttGAAGAGAAGTAAAAACAACGAGAAAAGGATAAAAAGGAAGGTTCTCAACCAACAGTCCAGCTATAGTTAGCACAGCCAACTCCTCCAGACCGATTGGTGCAAACCTCAAATGTATGATTTCCGTCCTGCAAGCCTGCATAAAAAATCCTCCTAGCTTCACAATCTGAAGCAATGCCATCATCCAGCTGCATCAACAAGTTTATTAACCcataattttttggaaaaatggcaaAATAGATATCAAcgaaaaaaaatccaaagtcAATCCAAATAAGACcctgagagagagggaggggggggggggggggggggggggggactggTGAAGAGGACTCACGCAAGCATGTACACACATTTGCAGACACGCACTCGCACAAAGCAACATCTTATTCCAGCTATGTTCATAAGAAAGAATAGGACCACTGAGAATATGACCACATAGCTAGTGTTGTAATTGTGCATTGTAATTCCAAATAGTTCTCCTTGGTAGtcgaaaaataaaatttaagctCGTTACAACCATAGAGCGTGAAAAAGAGGTCCTATTTAGTTGAAGTGAAGGAAGGAATTATAATAGTCTCAGAGCGCAAGTTCATGCTAACAATCACAACCTCTGTTAAATCCTTCTTGACTTAAGAACCATGAAACGTGTAACTAAAACAGTGGGAAAGAGAAAGTCACAAATCATA
This window harbors:
- the LOC122289727 gene encoding uncharacterized protein LOC122289727 isoform X1 — protein: MSPTSIGVYSQMGLLKLSWALCWVLSLLSFRALCDYSGVTVKFLKAPHAFSHLNSATFVFEVFMGGNGTCANCIVSCKLDDGIASDCEARRIFYAGLQDGNHTFEVCTNRSGGVGCANYSWTVDTVPPTANITALTPFTNALNVSVNISFSEPCTGGGGFECSSVNACNLLVYGAGQVIPSSLIILQPNLKYSVLVGLSSTSQYGRVILVMDKNFCTDSAGNKFSRTTNSSFYVHFDRRSVFVNLRTSILERLLQLNGKTRLVQATNKYNKLKVYLYFSVPVLNSSAEIVNSLQTSQGTLLPISGENLGNRRFGFLVANLSAIAIVTLNINSNSIISRQRTPVSPIAPLTFLYDSVRPAVRLSTSFNMRTKEPSIPMLIKFMKPVFGFNASEISINGGHLQSFHEISRAIYIIEIHADHDIVSVSVPENVTRDVAGNGNLASNVLQVRHYSVPVISSVISKLATASFLVTSFASGLLMVSIASLHSIGALSRPSSSFSDPARNLFRIACHIQVFALSRWLAVTLPVEYDEFARGLQWSIPYLSLPWETGHTQPVIVDSSSPDNPISSMYEVHDSGNFQDVKWKEEILGRKASVYGLPLTPMEYRSYFESQNSEPKAEYILDPHLLNGWRDFGRSMFWLATIGGSLILLHALLLVILKFRKKNSGKQSYGALELPRFEIFLIILAVPCICEASVALIRGGTALGIMFGILLFGAMLFLLLALFLFLSVGITFGKLLQYKEVHQEGRRFHWYQHIVRVTLGPGKRGQWTWKNQPNSDYLIKLGPLFEDLRGPPKYMLSQISGSNPSTHGDRIIASDDETEDAEAPLIQKLFGILRIYYTLLESMRRLSLGIIAGAYKGNRSSKTMTVTLLCITSFQLFFLVLKKPFIKKKAQLIEIISVSSEVCLFATFLVLLEKKLSDRDETLAGVFMLILFLLGYIPQMMNEWYALYRQTKRLDNADNFFSRGMKIALIGFLLLFIPQKLIKKLESRLPLNVVMGTSVESSRNSGGRSLSTIDKSRSNQLKELAKASFSKEESRAPNDPSTSRTRWNRFWGNKSSGSSSVNSSSDFKSKLRELDKDLEAIFASK